The Macaca nemestrina isolate mMacNem1 chromosome 17, mMacNem.hap1, whole genome shotgun sequence genome contains the following window.
gcctcccgagtagctgggactacaggcgcccgccacctcgcccggctagttttttgtatttcttaatagagacggggtttcaccgtgttagccaggatggtctcgatctcctgacctcgtgatccgcccgtctcggcctcccaaagtgctgggattacaggcttgagccaccgcgcccggccacattccTGTTACTTCTAACAAGTAGTCCTATGGTCCAATGGTTACATTTTGAGAAAGTATTGTAATAGACAGATACAAGGTCCACCCAGCAAAGATGCCCCCAAACCCTTGTGAGCACCCGCTAACAGCTGCTTCTGGACCCGCCTCTTGCAAGAACAAAGGATACTGGATTGTATAGACCTGGATTCTGTTCCCAACTTTGCCTCCACTTCCATGTTCTTCATGCCCCTGTGTAACCTGCTTCCAACGGGAGATATCTAAAGGAAACAAACCCTAAAAGTATCATATAAGCCCTTAAAACCTTAAAAACAGTTTTCAAACTCTGTGTAgcaaagaaaacatatttgatgCCAGTACCTTTTTCAGGTATTAGTCTCCGTACTGATTTATCTGCCAAAGAATCTGCTTTCAAAACTAACAGATCCAGAGTGATTTAACTGCTCCAATAGCTTTCAAACAGCTCACAAGTTCATTACCAAATATGGTTGGCTGACCAGTCTACAATCTGCGCTGCTGAGGGTGAGCTGTTTGTGACCTACCAGTCAGCTATCCCATGTCTGAAGGAACAAAAGGGCATTGCTGTTTCCTTCTCAGGAGGTGGATTAGGCTTTCCAATGACACTGCTCACTCTGCTGCCGCAAAGGGTCCCTTGCAGAAGGCGCTCCAGGAAAGGCCTCCAGAACCAAGGGATGTCAAGGGTGCATTCCCAGCTTCTGAGCTTAGACCCCAGCCTCCCCCACCAGGCTACCTATATTCTCCAGATTGCGACGCCACAAATATGCTGACCTATTTAGCCACAGTAGTCCCAGAAGAGCTTCAAATCAGCTCTGAAAAAAAGGCATCTTTTACGCCCAAACCTTTAGTTGGAAATTTCTCTGCTCAAGTATTCCCACCAAGATCAACTTACAGGTGAAATGTATGAGGAAGAGATTTTCATATTAGGTTTCCTGTGTATATCACTAAGTCTTGGGTATTATTTTATATGAATAGGGTAAAATCCTCAACATGACATTTCCTGGCAGCTGATTTTCAGTTGGTTTCGAATTCTGAGAAAGGAAGCACAAACCACAAAAGAATCTTCAAAACTGTATTTGGAATTGACAAAATCTTCCTAGAGACAAGGCCCTGAGCACAGAGTCTGTCTCCACCATGAAAGTTTTACATAAGCTGTACAGAACAAAATTAGCAATGAGTGATCTTTGGCACTAGAACAGGTGATTCCTTAGCTGTTCATGCAATATCCAAACTGCACACCACATGACATTAGATTGCTGGTTAaccatttaattttacatttaaattatcttaaaaggctggaagtcctagctaagtTTTCGATATCAATATGCTACCCACGTCATAACACTTAGTGCCTGAGGTAGTGATTTCTGtaagatatttttgaaaacacaATTGAGAGTAtaatacagaaaaacattttaaatcttggAAGCATATAGCCTGGTTCAACAAGCCAAATCTGAAATGCAGAACTAGTACCTTttgagtctcactccgtcacccaagctggagtgcagtggtgcaatctcagctcactgcaacctctacctcccgggttcaagagattctcatctcatgccttagtctcccaagtacctgggattacaggcacgtgccaccatacctaatttttatatttttagtagagacagttttgccacgttggccaggctggtctcgaactcctgacctcatgtgatccacctgccttggcctcctaaagtgttgggattacaggcatgagccaccacacccagccagaactATTACTTATCTCTGCAGAAACTGCACTGGtgcacttttttcctttttttttggcgacagtcttactctgtcgcccaggctggggtgcagtagcacaatcttggctcacagcaacctctgccttctgggttcaaggaattctcatgcctcaacatcccgagtagctgggacgtgCACCTCCATGACCagctaaattctgtatttttagtagagggggttttaccatgttggccaggcttatttcaaactcctgacctctagtgatccacccacctcagcctctcaaagtgctgggattacaggcgttagccaccacaccagccGAGAACTTTCTTTTATTTGGACTCCTGGATTTTAGAATACcatggtttcttttaaaaaaaacaaaaaaaagtacgATTATTAACGTTGATTAATAACACAGGAACCAAACTCACTTAATATCATTattaaaaacaggctgggcacagtggctcatgcctgtaatcccagcaccttgggaggctgtgacaggaggattgcttgggtccaggagtttgagaccagcctgggcaacaaagagatccctgtctctacaaagaatacaaaaattagcaaggtgtggtggtgagcacttgcagcccagctacttgggaagctgaagtgggaggactgcttgagcccaggaggtccaggctgtagtgagttgagattatgccgctgcactccagcctaggcaacagatcctttctcaaaacaaactccaaaaaacaaaaccaaacatcgATAGAACTACATAGGGACAACAGCAAAtacaaatctttattttattttatttatttattttttttgaggcggagtctcgctctgtcgcccaggctggagtgcagtggccggatctcggctcactgcaagctccgcctcccggatttatgccattctcctgcctcagcctcccgagtagctgggactacaggcgcccgccacctcgcccggctagttttttgtattttttagtagagacggggtttcactgtgttagccaggatgggtctcgatctcctgacctcgtgatccgcccgtctcggcctcccaaagtgctgggattacaggcttgagccaccgtgcccggccaaatacAAATCTTTAAACTCTTCATGATGTGGTCGGAATGAGTACAATTATGCAATTCAATGATTCCAACATTTGATGGTGACTGTgaattattacatatttattatatatagatgagtttaaattttatttccaaactgCATGCCAGgactttgttattattatttttgagagagagattcactcgttgcccaggctggagtgcaatgacgcaatctcggctcactgcaacctccacctcctgggatcaagcgattctcgtctcagccccctgagtagctgggactacaggcacccaccaccacgcccggctaatttttgttatttttagtagagatggggtttcaccatgttggccaggctggtctcaaactcctgacctcatgatccgcccgccttggcctcccaaagtgctgcaattacaggcatgagccaccactcctggccaaaacctttgatttttaaaaaggcgTTTCCTGAAGTATCTTATTAAACATTTGATTTGAAGGAAACTGTGCATGTCTAACATTCTTGCCTTTTACAGAAAGCTGGCTAGCCAAAAACGTATCATCAACTATTGATGTTATTTTTAGAAGTGGACTGTCTCTTAAATGAGACAGAAAGCATGAAGTATGGACTTGTACAAGCTGAACGAGTAAATCATGGGTGTAACTGATAACAAATTAAATCCATTCTTGGTATAAACTGCTAAAGAGTGTTTCAGACCATCACTGATGTCTGTGATAAACAGCACCAAGTGTCACAGTCCAACTTGTTTTTTAAGCGCCAAGTTCAAACAAGTGACCAATAATGGTTGGTCCTTGAACACCTTTTACCAGAGGCCTTTTCTAACCACTTCGTAACACTTTTGAGAGGTACATGGCTCCTGAACCTTGGAAAAGTAAAGTGATCTGCCTAATTTCATATcatgaataaatgagttaataaagtACCTAATactgattttttcccctttaaagaTACAGATgtccttccaaaaaaaaaacacattatgtGGAAGTCCGAAACTGAGAATCATTCTGGATGGCAAAGTTCATTTGTATCAAGAGTAAATAATTCTATAGACATTAGTCGAGGAAAATCCCCAGAAAAACTGACTTAAAATGATGTAACATACTTGTGGCTTTAAATGAACACATaaagaaacaggcaaaactaaataagcaaaaacaaagccACAAAATGAACATTAAcatttctttaggggaaaatgcTAATTTTCCCCTCAAGTTtgaattaaccaaaaaaaaaaaaaaaaagcgtattTCTTTTACAAATCTCTTCTGAATAACGGGTTTTAAGAagagcaggccgggcacggtggctcacgcctgtaatcccagcactttgggaagctgaggtgggcagatcacaaggtcaggagttcaagaccagcccggccaacatggtgaagccctgtctctactaaaaatacaaaaaaaattagccgggtatgatgacggcgcctgtaatcctagctgctcgggaggctgaggcaggagaatcgcttgaacccaggaggcggaggttgcagtgagctgaaatcacgccactgcattccagcctgggcgacaagagcaagactccatcttaagagaaaaatgaagagcaAAGGACACACCACATCTGCATAAATCAAAGTGTGTTAAGGAACATAATCATGTTGATTGTATCCTGATTCTAGCAGGTGAAGGACTAAGAACTCAACTTATATTTGGAGTAGAAGCAAGTGTCATGATGGAGCATGTCTTATATGGCAATTCAAAACAGTATGATTCTGATGGGGTGGGGAACTAAATGTTGGACAGGCTTTTTATACAAACCCCACCTGCATGTTTCAGAACAATATTCTTAGAGATTCAATGCAGACCCCACCAATGGGTTAGGCAGACATGAATaggctcattttctttcttttttttttttgagacagagtctcactctgtcttccaggctggagtgaaatggtgtgatctcagctcactgcaacctctgcctcctgggttcaagcaattcttctgcctcaacctcccaagtaggtgggattacaggagtccacccagcacgcctggctaatttttgtatttttagtagagacggagtttcaccatgttggccagtctggtcttgaactcctgacctcaggtgatccgccagcctgggcctcctaaaatgctgggattacaggcatgagccaccacgcctggcccattttctTAATGTAAGTTCACAATATGTCATTAGGGGAAAATGACTTTGGCAAACTCATATGCTTTAAAGGCAGAAAGATATGTACTAAGAAGGCAGTTAGAGCTAGAAAATTCTTGACATAATTACAACTTTAGcaagagaataaaaatagattttaaaagtgtgtgcatgtggggAGGTGACAGAGTATCTTTATATGTACTTTAAGAAGCTGACGAGTTAtccagacacaaaaggtaacattCTCATCAGAACAGGCCAAGATGAAACACCAGGGGCACTCTTCATAGAAACTAAGTGGATGCTTCTGGCGCCAAATGTCTTTGCCTGGTTCTTCCTGGCATTTCTGCTTGACTCCTTCCCTCTGTATCATTCTCAAATCCCCAACCTTTCCACTGGCAAAACCACTGTCTTCTCCCTCAGGCTCTGAATAGATAACACAAATGTATGGACATGTTTTGTCCTTCAATTAAAAAACCTGCTTGAAGCTCCATTGACGTAAGAATTAACTGGTAGTTCTTTATCTTACCTAGGCTTATGTATTCAAAATTTTGCCTGTTTTCTTGGAATTATATGAATTTCCTTATTAAGCATTTGATTTGAAGGAAGCTGTGCATGTCTATTAATTACCCATGATATACATGTGTATTACTTTCTGAAACTTCTCCTTCAGTCTCCTTTGAGTTTAATTTTTGCTTAAGATGTTTAGAGTTCCTGAGGTGCTTCTCTGGgctaaaatttaaagttttttgtttttttttaaaagcaaataaaagtaaatgaatggcTAAAAGATAAGGCTAAATTTtctaggctgggtatggtggctcatgcctataatactaacactttgagaggctgaggcgggaggatcacttgaacccaaaagttcaagaccagcctgggcaacatagtgagacctcatctctacaaaaaaaaattttttaaaaagaattagccgagtatggtggcacgtgcctgtagtcccagctcatcagggggctgaggtagaatgatcgcttgagcctgggaggcagaggctgcagtgagctgggatcatgctgctgcactccagcctgggtgaaagagggagaccctgtctcaaaaaaaatttccTTAAGTTTATTTTCTTGGTGGGGGTAGGAATGTAatggagaaacaaagaaaaacactgcACAAAGGGTGCAGTGTTCTAGTGTTCATCTAAATAATGGAGAACTGGCATTTTACAATtaagatataaaaaatattcatacTTTCAGAATTTCCAAGTCAGAGGTGGCTTACAATAGCTTTCGTTAGAAAAGGGTGAGACGCACAAATAAAATGCTCCCTGGTGGAACGAAGGCCCCTTTAAACCTTTACCAAGCTCTTTCTCAGAAGCTCACAAAATTTAAGACAATGAGAACATGATGAGAAAGCAAAGCTCTGCAACATAAGGTTGAAAATGACGATAAAAGACTGCGATAAAAGACTAGTGGGATGAACATGAATGCTTGTCAGTGACAAACACATTATGCCTACAAGGAATAAATACTGCACTTCTCTTTAGGTCTATTTACAGAGGACTTCATGACCTTTCAGGTATAAACCTCCACTGGCAGAATATGTTTAATCACAAAAGTTCTGtggtaaattataaaaaataagaaatttggaTTTAAGCCTTCTGCCATTTCCAATACAAGTAGCTTTGAGTATTCTTGGTTGACAAAGGAATGTTTGCATTTCTAATgttaacaaagaaaatatccaccaCTGGCTTCTTAACCAGAGGGAGAGAAGCGGGCAGGTTTCTGGATAGAGGTTTAAGGCAAATCAAACAGGTTCACAACTAAGCATCCTATTAGGGATTCCAGGCATGGCTTTGTTTTCTGAGGGACAGCTCCACATCATCTCAAGCCAGGTTTTCCACATTGCTACCAAACTGGGGACACATTTCTGTATCAGGCTTTTGAAAGAACTTTAAGTTATATACACACACCGTCAAAGCATATACTGGTGATGCTTGATATTTAAAGGAATCCTACAGTGAatcatttatttcctttgaaaataagGTTTTCAAAAACTGGCTACAACTCTGATTGCATGAATGAGATTCAAAGATTTCTCATGTAAAAGAAAGATCTCAACCTCCTTATACTGTGAACTCGCTTTCCAAGACTAAAAACTGGTATCTCCTCTTCAGTCTCCTTACACATCTGAAATCATTCCTGCAATATGAGAGGCACTTTTATTAGGTGTAGCATCTATTAAAAACTCTAAAGCCAGGGTAGAATTTGCTGAACAAAGTAATAGCACTAGCCTAATAGGCATTACTTATAAGGACTTTTCCCCctttaatataaaagtataacTACAGCAGTTCAatgtacaaatacaaaaaaagttctcatactaaaaaaaaagtaccatAATACTGTACATACAAAAACTGTTCAACAAGAATGATTTAAATATGCCTGTTCTTCTCCAGATCTGGAAGACACAAATGTAAAGTTCTGCAACTGTATTATTGCTAAGAACATGTGCCCAGGAACACTGTGTTTCCGTTTCTCCCCCTCAGCCCAGCCCCGCCTCCAGAGTCCCCTGAGCTTGGATCATGAGCCAACAGCATCCCTGAAGATAACCAGAGCCAAATGTTTACTCAATGGAAGTCATTATTCAGTGAGCTGCTGCTTACCATAAACTATGAAAAGCACAGGTTTTAAGCCCGCCAGGATTAAATCCAGACGGAGGTCTTCCCATCCCCTGATTTGCTACTGGCAGTGCTTTTGTTGGACCCAGCTTTGGACCCCACTTTGGCCTTCTTCTCCCGGGGGCCATGAGGgttgttttggtgactgtaggcCTGAATTGCCAGATCCAAGCGTTCCTGAGCCATCCTGATCTCCCGCTGCAGAGCCTCCAGGTCAGCTGGGAGGTTCTCTTCATGGCTGCCATACTGCTGTTCCTGGGCTGTGTTGGCCTTGTTTTGCTTGTAGGCGATCTTAGCATTGGATAGTTCGGTGTACTGGATTTGATCTGGTTTGACAGCAATGTTATAGCCAGGGGGAGCAGATGGTGTATTCCAAGTGAAAGGATAATTATAAGCACCCGGATCCTCAAGTTCCCTCCTTTTACTGTTTAGTGAGTCTCGAATGGTCCCAAACCCTAAATGAAGCATCTCCCAAATGTTAAGCAAGAGGCAAAGGCCTGTAACACCATACATTATCAGAAGGAAGATGGTCTTTTCAGTGGGTCTGGAAATAAAGCAGTCTATCTTATGAGGGCAAGGAAGTCTGCTGCACACATAAAACGGGTGGACTTGGAAGCCATATAGAAAATACTGCCCTATCAGAAAACCCACCTCAAACACGGTCCTTGCCAGCAACTGCAGCACATAGATTTTCATGAGCCCATCTTCCCGAATCCGTCGTCGGCCATCATGCTTAGGTTTGGGTTGGCtctgctctttattttctttatcactttCTAACTCCATCTCTGGATACATCATAGGATCCTCTTCGTTATCCTCCTCTGTTTCTTCCAGGGCCCGGTGTTGTTTCCAGCGCATTGCATAGGGCTTGCTCCGAGCCGCCTTCTTGTCTGCTTCACCGTGCTCCATTTTGGCAATCTTGTGGATAGCATAACCCAGGTACATCACAGAGGGAGTTGCCACCAGGATGATCTGGAACACCCAGAAGCGTACATGGGAGAGGGGTGCAAACGCATCATAGCAGACATTCTCGCAGCCCGGCTGTTCTGTGTTGCACACAAATTTGCTTTGCTCATCATAATAGATGGATTCTCCTCCTACAGCTGTAAGGACAATCCGGAAGACAATCAGAACAGTGAGCCAGATCTTCCCCACAAATGTGGAATGGTTGTGAATCTCCTCTAGCAGGCGAGTCAGGAAGCTCCAACTCATGGTGATTGAATTGGTATGCCCTGATAAAAGTggaaaaataccaaaagaaaatcaacaaatatattaaatcttaatttaattattaatttatgaTATCTCCAGGAACTACTACTTTGAATACTTGAAATCTAACTTCAAGGTTCACAGTGGAACAAATGTTAGAATAAACAGCATCTCGgttgggtgcgatggctcacgcctgtaatcccagctctttgggaggccaaggcaggcagattacttgaggtcaggagttaaagaccagcctggtcaacatggtgaaactccgtctctataaaaatacaaaaattacccgggcacggtggtgtgtgcctgtaatcccagctgctcaggaggctgaggcaggagaatcacttgaacagagcaagactccatctcaaaaaaaaaaagaataaatagcaTCTCACTCTCCACTATCTTCAGGCAGGTCAATTCACCTCAGTCAACACCTGTTGGCCCTACAAGGTCCTAGAGAGTATGGATTACTTTCACATCTCCTCTGGTTTGAAAGGTAAACTTGTAGCTACTATTTATCAAGATGTATTTCTCAGACCtcggttctttttttttttttttttttttttttttttgagacagtttccctctttcacccaggctgcagtgcagtggcgtgatcttggctcactgcaacctctgcctcctgtgctcaagtgattcttgtgcctcagcctccgagtagctgggattacaggcatgcaccaccatttttgtatttttagtagagatgaggtttcaccatgttggccaggctggtctcgaactcctgaccacaggtgatcctcctgccttggcctctcaaagtgctgggattacaggtgtgagccaccatgcctggccataccCAGGTTCTTTACACATACTATTATTTCATGAGACCTTCAGAATTTTGTGAGAtagagattaaaaaaacacacaggtATAGTTATTCGGTCCAATCACAGAAAAACCACCACGGAGAACATGAAGGGGACACCTTGGCTAGACTCCACTGTGAAGGGGTGACTTATTAGGAAACTTAAATTTTAGACAAGTGCTAAAAGGGATTAAGAAGATGGTACAGCTACAAACTGCTGGCAACCATTAAGAACTAAAAAGACGAAGGGAACTAGGAAGATCTTCCCTAGCTAGACTGTATAGCATACCAGATTTTGGTTTCACTTAGAAACCCACAGTGAATGGTTTTGCAATAAATATTATACCCCTTTACTATATAACAGAATCTACAAATTATACTTCTGTACCTTATTTATGGCAGACATTAAAAAATGATTGCCAAACTGAATTGTGAGGACATTAAATTCAATCAACAGCAAATCCacttaaaatagcattttaaaggATAGTTTCTTTCTGAGATTCCCAGATCTACATCCAGGATCCAGGTAAAAAAACACctaaatgaggtaatatatggGAAATCTCCAATAGAACCCCAACACAAAGTAGACTTAACTTTTAACttgtcttcctccctctcccagtTTACTTC
Protein-coding sequences here:
- the LOC105468938 gene encoding gap junction gamma-1 protein yields the protein MSWSFLTRLLEEIHNHSTFVGKIWLTVLIVFRIVLTAVGGESIYYDEQSKFVCNTEQPGCENVCYDAFAPLSHVRFWVFQIILVATPSVMYLGYAIHKIAKMEHGEADKKAARSKPYAMRWKQHRALEETEEDNEEDPMMYPEMELESDKENKEQSQPKPKHDGRRRIREDGLMKIYVLQLLARTVFEVGFLIGQYFLYGFQVHPFYVCSRLPCPHKIDCFISRPTEKTIFLLIMYGVTGLCLLLNIWEMLHLGFGTIRDSLNSKRRELEDPGAYNYPFTWNTPSAPPGYNIAVKPDQIQYTELSNAKIAYKQNKANTAQEQQYGSHEENLPADLEALQREIRMAQERLDLAIQAYSHQNNPHGPREKKAKVGSKAGSNKSTASSKSGDGKTSVWI